In one window of Pseudomonas benzenivorans DNA:
- a CDS encoding MFS transporter, producing the protein MTPDSQFTLLGKRRFLPFFLTQLLGAFNDNIFKQSLILAILYKLSSGADKSLLVNLCALLFILPFFLFSALGGQFGEKFAKDSLIRAIKFAEILIMLAGAAGVLLDSLPLMLAVLFCMGTQSALFGPVKYSILPQHLREQELVGGNALVEMGTFLAILAGTIGAGIIMASSAYAQIVAGSVVVVAVLGYLASRAIPRAHAALPELALDWNILRQSWRIMRLGLKEQPVSVSRSLLGNSWFWFLGAIYLTQIPAYAKDWLHGDESVVTLILTVFSLGIGLGSMLCERMSGHKVEIGLVPFGSIGLTLFGVLLWWHSDGFVQGAAPHDWLTLLGHGQAWWVLGAILGIGLFGGFYIVPLYALIQSRTVEQERARVIAANNILNALFMVVSAIASILFLSVAELSIPQLFLAISLMNVAVNSYIFKIVPEFSMRFLIWLLGHSMYRVEHRGLEAIPEDGAAVLVCNHVSFVDALLIGGAVRRPVRFVMYYKIYNLPLLNFIFRTAGTVPIAGRNEDLLVYDAAFKKIAEYLRNGELVCIFPEGKLTGDGEISEFKGGIERILAENPVPVIPMALKGLWGSFFSRDPDKGVFRRLWSRIQLVAGAPLGPECADRQRLQAQVAELRGDLR; encoded by the coding sequence ATGACCCCAGATTCGCAATTCACCTTGCTCGGTAAACGGCGTTTCCTGCCGTTCTTCCTTACCCAGTTGCTCGGCGCCTTCAACGACAACATCTTCAAGCAGTCGCTGATCCTCGCCATCCTCTACAAGCTCAGTTCCGGCGCCGACAAGAGCCTGCTGGTCAACCTCTGCGCGCTGCTGTTCATCCTGCCGTTCTTCCTGTTCTCGGCACTCGGCGGGCAGTTCGGCGAGAAGTTCGCCAAGGACAGCCTGATCCGCGCGATCAAGTTCGCCGAAATCCTGATCATGCTGGCCGGCGCCGCCGGGGTGCTGCTCGACAGCCTGCCGCTGATGCTCGCCGTGCTGTTCTGCATGGGCACCCAGTCGGCGCTGTTCGGTCCGGTGAAGTATTCGATCCTGCCGCAGCACCTGCGCGAGCAGGAACTGGTCGGCGGTAACGCCCTGGTGGAGATGGGCACCTTCCTGGCCATTCTCGCCGGCACCATAGGCGCCGGCATCATCATGGCCAGCAGCGCCTACGCGCAGATCGTCGCCGGTTCCGTGGTCGTGGTCGCCGTGCTCGGCTATCTGGCCAGCCGCGCCATCCCCCGCGCCCATGCGGCCCTGCCGGAACTGGCGCTGGACTGGAATATCCTGCGTCAGTCCTGGCGGATCATGCGCCTGGGCTTGAAGGAGCAGCCGGTCTCGGTGTCGCGCTCGCTGCTGGGCAACTCCTGGTTCTGGTTCCTCGGCGCGATCTACCTGACCCAGATCCCGGCCTATGCCAAGGACTGGCTGCACGGCGACGAGAGCGTGGTGACCCTGATTCTCACGGTGTTCTCCTTAGGGATAGGCCTGGGCTCGATGCTGTGCGAGCGCATGAGCGGGCACAAGGTGGAGATCGGCCTGGTGCCCTTCGGCTCGATCGGCCTGACCCTGTTCGGCGTGCTGCTGTGGTGGCACTCCGACGGTTTCGTCCAGGGCGCCGCGCCCCATGACTGGCTGACGCTGCTGGGGCATGGCCAGGCCTGGTGGGTACTCGGTGCCATTCTCGGCATCGGCCTGTTCGGCGGCTTCTATATAGTGCCGCTGTATGCGCTGATCCAGTCGCGCACGGTGGAGCAGGAGCGGGCGCGGGTGATCGCCGCCAACAACATCCTCAACGCGCTGTTCATGGTGGTCTCGGCGATCGCCTCGATCCTCTTTCTCAGCGTCGCCGAGCTGTCGATCCCCCAGCTGTTCCTGGCCATCTCGCTGATGAACGTCGCGGTCAACAGCTACATCTTCAAGATCGTCCCCGAGTTCAGCATGCGCTTTTTGATCTGGCTGCTCGGTCACTCCATGTATCGGGTCGAGCACAGGGGGCTGGAGGCCATCCCCGAGGACGGCGCGGCGGTGCTGGTGTGCAACCACGTGTCCTTCGTCGATGCCCTGCTGATCGGCGGTGCGGTGCGCCGGCCGGTGCGTTTCGTCATGTACTACAAGATCTACAACCTGCCGCTGCTCAACTTCATCTTCCGCACCGCCGGCACCGTGCCGATCGCCGGGCGCAACGAGGACCTGCTGGTGTACGACGCGGCGTTCAAGAAGATCGCCGAATACCTGCGTAACGGCGAGCTGGTGTGCATCTTCCCGGAGGGCAAGTTGACCGGTGATGGCGAGATCAGCGAGTTCAAGGGCGGCATCGAGCGCATCCTCGCGGAAAACCCGGTGCCGGTGATCCCGATGGCGCTCAAGGGAC